The Halorussus gelatinilyticus genome contains the following window.
CCGACGGCGTGGACCCCTGCGGCGAGAACGGCGAGTTCCACACCTTCGTCCACGACGGACCGATCTTCGACCGACCCGTCTCCGTCGAGACCGGCGAGCGCGTCACGAGGGAGGTCGGCGAGGAAACGACGGTCCACTACTGCGACCTGCTCGCGGCCGACTGACCTCCGGGTCGTGGAACCGACCCGCGCTCAGTTCTCTACCTTCTCGACTATCCGCTCGGCCTCCCGCTCGGCTTCGTCCTCGTCGGTTCCCGCCGGAATCAGGACGCTCTCGACCAGCCAGTCGTCCTCGTCTTTCAGCTTCCCCGTCCGGACCTCCGCGCCCTCGGCCACGTCGCCGGCGGCGTTCTCGGCCCAGTCGGGCGTCCGGATGGTATCGAAGTCGTCCGGGTCGCGGAACCGGACGTGGACGTAGTCGTCGGTCTCCTCCACGATTTCGCCGTCTGGCGCGTCGGACATGACGGTGGCCGTACGACGGACTCGGGGAAAGTTCGACCGGCCGCTGGAAGCGCTCGGTCAGAATCGACCCTGCTCGCGCAACTCCGCTACGACCTCGCGCACGCGCTGGGCCTCGTCCTTCGGCACGACCAGCACGCGGTCGCCGTACGCCGCGACGACCAGCCCCTCGACGCCGACCAGACTGACGTGGGTCCGGTCGTCGGCCGCGACGACGTTCTCCATAGCGTCGATGGTCAGACCGTCGCCCAGAACCGCGTTCCCGTCTCCGTCGGTCTCGACCACGCGCTCGATGGCGTCCCACGCGCCCACGTCGTCCCACTCGAAGTCGGCGGGTACGACGTAGGCGTCGTCGGTCCGTTCCATGACGGCGTAGTCGATGCTGACGCTCTCGACTTCGGCGAACCCGCGCTCGGGGTCGCCCGCCTCCAGTGCCTCCACGAGCGGTCCCAGCGGGGAGTCGCGCGCCTCCCGGAGCAGGCTCTCGGGCGTCCACGCGAACAGCCCGGCGTTCCAGTAGAAACCGTCCTCCACGAACCGCTCGGCGGTCTCGCGGTCGGGCTTCTCGCGGAACTGCTCGATTCCGGTGTGTTCGGTCTCCGAGTCGCTCGGCTCGATGTAGCCGTATCCCGTGGCCGGTCGCGTCGGCTCGACGCCGAACGCGACCAGCCCCTCCGTTTCGACTGCGGTCCGCGCCGCGCGCGTCGCGCTCGGCGCGAAGTCGCCCGCGACGAGGTGGTCGCTCGGCACGCAGAGCAGGACGCACTCGCCGACCTGCTCGCGGATTCGGTGGGCCGCGTACGCCAGCGCCGGCCCGGTGTCCTTGGCCTCGGGTTCCACGAGGACGCCCGCCTCGGGGACCTCCTCGCGCACCGTCTCGGCGTGGTCTTCGCCGGTCGAGACGTAGATTTCGTCGGCGAAACGCACCCGCGAGACGGTCCGGGCGAGAAGGGAGTCGCCGCCGGTCGCGCCGCCCAGCGAGAGGAACTGCTTGGGTCGGTCGGATCTGCTCGCGGGATAGAGCCGGGTTCCCGTCCCGCCGGCCATCACGAGCGCGACGACCGGTCGTTCGAGAGCGTCGCCGGCGTCGGTGGAGTCGGCGTCCGACATCGCTACCACGTCTCGATGCGGCCGTCGCGCACGTCTCGCAGACACCCATCGCAGTCGGGGTGGTCGGGGTCGAAGCAGGCCGGGCGGCCCTTCGGGTCCAACTCGACGGCCCGGCGCTCGGCGTACCGTCGGCAGACGATTCTGGCCTTCCCCTCGTCGTCTTGGGGGAGGTCGGCCGAGGCGGCTTTTCGGGCGTTGGTGTAGGCTCGCTTGGCGTCGGCGACCTGCCGTCCGGCGGACCGTATCTTCGACCGGAGGAAGCTCTCGAGGCGGTCGTCCATTTGCTCGTCTCTTGGTGGTCGGAGGAAATAGGTCTGTTCGTCGGGTCGCGGTTCCTATCGCTATCGTCGGAAATTCTTGAGGGAACGAACGCTCGCGGGGTGCGAACGCCACCCTTTTCGGCGCACCCCGCGACGCTCGAACCAGCCGAATGCTCCCGACCATCGACCTCCAGAGCTACCTGCTGTTCGTCGGGGCCGCGCTCGCGCTCGTGTTGACGCCCGGCCCGGACACGGTCTTCGTCCTCACGCAGGGCGTGAGCGCGGGCAAGCGCGAGGGCGTCGCGTCCGCGCTCGGCGTGAGCACGGGCGTCCTCGTCCACACCGCCGCGGCCGCGCTCGGTCTCGCGGCGCTCCTGCGCGCGTCCGCGCTCGCCTACGCCGCGGTCAAGTACGCCGGGGCGGCCTACCTCCTCTATCTCGGCGCGACGACGCTCTGGCGGGGCGACGATCTCGACTTCGCCGAGCGGGCGTCCGCGGACGCCCGCTCGGTCCCCACGACCGGCTCGGACCTACGAGGCGGCTACGTCCGAGGCGTGACGGTCAACGTCCTGAATCCGAAGGTCGCGCTCTTCTTCCTCGCCTTCCTCCCGCAGTTCGTCGGGTCGGGGTCCGAGGCCACCGCCGAGATGCTGGCGCTCGGCGGGACCTACGCGGTCCTCACGGCGCTCTACCTCGGGACGGTCGGCCTGCTCTCGGGCGGCGTCCGGTCGGCGTTCCGCGCTCGCCCGCGACTCGCCGACGGTCTCCGGTGGGTCTCGGGGTCGGTGCTGGTCGGTCTCGGGGCCGCGCTGGCGCTCGAATCCCGATGACTACGGACGACCGCGGACGACCGTTGGCGGCTCTGACGCGTCCACTTTCACTTTCACTCCGGGGACACCGAGGTTTTTATACTATAGCGCACTAACCCGTCGCATGTCTCCCGAAGAAAACGACGCGGAGACGGATACAACCATGAGCGATGTGCGCCAGCACGCCGAAGAGATACGCGAACAGTTCTCCGAACACTTAGACCTGACAGTCGAGGAGGTCGAGGACCGCCTCGACAACCTCGTCAACGAGTACCGCGTGCCCCTCGAGGAGGCCCGACGGAGCGTCGTCAGCCACTACCTCGACGAGGCGGGTCTCGAACGCGACGACATCCGGAGCGGCGGCGGTGGCTCCGAGCAGGTCAACGTCGAAGACGTGAACGAGGACGAGCAGTGGCTCAGCCTCACGGCCAAGGTCGTGGACCTCTGGGACCCCCGGAGCGACGCCGTCGGGCAGGTCGGTCTGCTCGGCGACGAGACGGGCACCATCAAGTTCACCAAGTGGGCCGACTCCGACCTCCCCGAACTGGAGGAGGGAGCGGTCTACCACCTCGGCAACCTCGTCTCCGACGAGTATCAGGGCGACTACTCGGTGAAACTCAACCGCACGACCACCGTCGAGGAGACCGACGAGGACATCGAGGTCGGCGACGACACCGCCGAGGTCGAAGGCGCGCTGGTGGACATCCAGAGCGGGTCCGGGCTCATCAAGCGCTGCCCCGAGGAGGGCTGTACCCGCGTCCTCCAGAACGGGCGCTGCTCCGAACACGGCGAAGTCGAAGGCGAGTTCGACCTCCGCATCAAGGGCGTCTTGGACGACGGCACGGACGTTCACGAGGTCATCTTCGACAAGGACGCCACCGAGGAGCTGACCGGCATCGGTCTGCAGGAAGCACAGGACATGGCGATGGACGCGCTCGACACGACCGTCGTCGCCGAAGAGATGCGCGAGAAGACCCTCGGGCTGTACTACCGCGTGGCCGGACCGACGATGGGTCGGTACCTCCTCGTGGACGAGATGGAGGAACTGGCCGGGCCGACGGACACCGAGGACGTTCTCATCCGAGCGAGGTCGATCTAACATGAGTGGAGCACCTACCCGCGAAGTCGCCCGACGCGTCTTCGCCGACGAGTTCAACGACGCGACGCACACGTTCAAGGAGTCCGACGAGGAGCGCGCCCCGGTGTACGTCCTGTTACCGACGGGCGCGCGGGCGAACCGCATCTTCATCGTCGGCACGCTGACCGAGACCGAGGACGTGGGCGAGGACAGCGAGTACTGGCAGGGCCGGGTCGTGGACCCGAACGGCGACCCGTTCTTCGTCTACGCGGGCCAGTACCAGCCCGAGGCCGCGAGCATGCTCCGCGAACTCGAAGCGCCCGCGTACGTCGCCATCACCGGCAAGCCGCGGACGTACGAGACCGACGACGGCAACGTCAACGTCTCGGTGCGCCCCGAGTCCATCACGCAGGTAGACGCCGACACCCGCGACCGCTGGGTGGTCGAGACGGCCGAACAGACCCTCGACCGCATCGAAGCGTTCGAGGCCGACACCAACGAGTACGCCCGGATGGTCGAATCGGAGTACGACCTTCCGCTCGACCGCTACCGCGAATCCGTCGTCTCGGCGCTCGAAAGTCTCCAAGACGACCCGAACGCCGGCAACTCCGGCGCGGACGACCGCGACGCCGCCGGAACCGAGTCGGAATCGGCGGACGACGCCGAGACCGAACCCGAACCGCAGCCGTAGCCTGCGGTTCGGTCGCCGCGGCGCGGACGAATCGACGTGCAACCGACTTTCGAGGGGGTAAGCGGACCGACTTACGGGGGTGAGTGGGAGACAGGAGATAGCGAAACCACGGGAGAACAGTGCTACGAGTAGCCCAGCGACCGCGCGCCGAAACGCGCCGGGTGGGACCAGCACCCGAACGCTGGGCGTGCCCCGAAACGAGCAAGCCCAATGGCCACGAACACGCCACGGTCACAAGAAAGTACCGAGACCGTCACCGGACCTCACGTCGGCAGGGACAGCGACGGCGACCTCGACCACCGCTACTGGCGGTGCGAGCGATGCGGCCTCGAAACCACCGACCGGCGACTCCGCGAGGGATGTTTCCGCTGCGGTGGACGAGTACGCGACGAGGAACCCGGTGGCGAGGAGAAACGCGACGGAGCGAGCGGGAGCGAGGTCGCCGACGCGCAACTCGGCGATCGACGACCCGCCGACGGAGCGAGGACGGATGGTTGACGAGCGCGCGTCGCCGAGCGCCGGCTGG
Protein-coding sequences here:
- a CDS encoding DUF7091 family protein is translated as MDDRLESFLRSKIRSAGRQVADAKRAYTNARKAASADLPQDDEGKARIVCRRYAERRAVELDPKGRPACFDPDHPDCDGCLRDVRDGRIETW
- a CDS encoding RPA family protein — its product is MSGAPTREVARRVFADEFNDATHTFKESDEERAPVYVLLPTGARANRIFIVGTLTETEDVGEDSEYWQGRVVDPNGDPFFVYAGQYQPEAASMLRELEAPAYVAITGKPRTYETDDGNVNVSVRPESITQVDADTRDRWVVETAEQTLDRIEAFEADTNEYARMVESEYDLPLDRYRESVVSALESLQDDPNAGNSGADDRDAAGTESESADDAETEPEPQP
- a CDS encoding mannose-1-phosphate guanylyltransferase, with protein sequence MSDADSTDAGDALERPVVALVMAGGTGTRLYPASRSDRPKQFLSLGGATGGDSLLARTVSRVRFADEIYVSTGEDHAETVREEVPEAGVLVEPEAKDTGPALAYAAHRIREQVGECVLLCVPSDHLVAGDFAPSATRAARTAVETEGLVAFGVEPTRPATGYGYIEPSDSETEHTGIEQFREKPDRETAERFVEDGFYWNAGLFAWTPESLLREARDSPLGPLVEALEAGDPERGFAEVESVSIDYAVMERTDDAYVVPADFEWDDVGAWDAIERVVETDGDGNAVLGDGLTIDAMENVVAADDRTHVSLVGVEGLVVAAYGDRVLVVPKDEAQRVREVVAELREQGRF
- a CDS encoding replication factor A (Replication protein A protects and stabilize the intermediate ssDNA that is generated by the unwinding action of a DNA helicase at the replication fork. In addition, SSBs prevent the formation of secondary structures by single-stranded template DNA.); protein product: MSDVRQHAEEIREQFSEHLDLTVEEVEDRLDNLVNEYRVPLEEARRSVVSHYLDEAGLERDDIRSGGGGSEQVNVEDVNEDEQWLSLTAKVVDLWDPRSDAVGQVGLLGDETGTIKFTKWADSDLPELEEGAVYHLGNLVSDEYQGDYSVKLNRTTTVEETDEDIEVGDDTAEVEGALVDIQSGSGLIKRCPEEGCTRVLQNGRCSEHGEVEGEFDLRIKGVLDDGTDVHEVIFDKDATEELTGIGLQEAQDMAMDALDTTVVAEEMREKTLGLYYRVAGPTMGRYLLVDEMEELAGPTDTEDVLIRARSI
- a CDS encoding LysE family translocator, coding for MLPTIDLQSYLLFVGAALALVLTPGPDTVFVLTQGVSAGKREGVASALGVSTGVLVHTAAAALGLAALLRASALAYAAVKYAGAAYLLYLGATTLWRGDDLDFAERASADARSVPTTGSDLRGGYVRGVTVNVLNPKVALFFLAFLPQFVGSGSEATAEMLALGGTYAVLTALYLGTVGLLSGGVRSAFRARPRLADGLRWVSGSVLVGLGAALALESR